ttcattttcaaacccatcggtctacacctaataaatgaagcaattcattttcaaacccatcggtctacacctaatagatgaagaaattcattttcaaacccatcggtctacacctaatagatgaagaaattcatcttcaaacccatcggtctacacctaatagatgaataaattcattttcaaacccatcggtctaaacctaatagatgaagaaattcatcttcaaacccatcggtctacacctaatagatgaagaaattcattttcaaacccatcggtctacacctaacagatgaagaacaagtcttcttcatctctcttccATACTAGCCAACtccacttctctcttttcttctcctcttcaagaaatcaatcctcactttcttcaagctttggaccttcacttgacctcttgaaagaatctaagagcttaaggtaaattgtttaagatgattttatgtgattttcgaagctaactaaattgtttagtttatgttttgatgttatgttttgtatatctacatatatgttctgttttaagggattaattatatatatagggctgttttgatgttgtgttttgtatatatatataattatgctctgttttaagtgattaaatgcatatatgaagctattttgatgttatgttaactaaattaattatcttcttatgttactcttgtaaggatttgtcgagatggtagttatttgaagtaacattaagggtagaaaacgacgttagatttataatattttagccatcattaaaaaggggatctaaaggatgttggatgagttttaacacacttgttatttattggatcaggattttctgaagttaaaggaatttcagcggatcgaggtaagtagctatgaccatgcgcccacgccaagttctcttgaggaagaatatatctctatctctttccaaatgttcttctaattaaagaataaatgagtttatattatgtacaagcctttcttggtagcccctgttaagtatcctatcgattataattgattgtatgtgtatatggtaatgcatgcatgtagatcctaagtcatgaaattgtttttatacatgcttcttgaaataactaagattttatttatatgtaagcatgacataaaatgttattttccaaaataaaagcatattcatcggactaaggaagatatggaaaatgttgatttcaaagaaagaaaatgaatgaattaatgtatgaaaatatgtaatggccgcatgaaaggaaatgatatcaaggaaatgggcagattgcaatgctgggtaagtagtactggtagtgcacccagtgctgctccctgacagaaaggggttcctaacctgtggccacgggtggaatccaAGTCCAAcaggaccgctaaccccaacacacggggcgtaatagtgtgttggccacaagaaagtgaaagattaaatgaaatgtatgcatgaagatatgatatataagtatgtatgaaaataagaaataaagatttttgcatgaaagtatgaagtaagtgtatgtatgatgttataaagaaagtatatgcatggaagtattgtcagaattagtattagtttatggatgcatgttttcaaaagaaagtactatatgctttttaagttaacagcatggtgtactacttactgagtattagactcactttgtgtttatgttttaaacgtccaggtacagacgaatctactgaggagctgagtattACTGAGGAGGGAGAAGCcgatgtttagtagtccctgggtagtttggtttcttctatgatgatatatgtttcttatgtttcAATAATGGAAACCCTCCTactttaagttagttttcttttgtaatgactaaagggactgagtccctttttgtttaaagtagttatcttaaataaatggatgacggactctgagagtcctttgtaaaggaatgtaaaggtatgtctattagatgtttatttcagttagaaattagaatttatgagtgatgcgttcgaatcgtcacgcattatctttaaaaaaataataataataaataataataataataataataacaacaatatgGGCATTCATTTAGAACtaaatttactgttataataggaaaaaaaaaagaacaaatacgggatcacggtctcgctcttgttagggtggggttgtgacaaatCTTGGTAACAGAGCAAAGGTTAAGAAGTCCTGTAGACTTTAGGGGTAAACTAGGCTAAGGCCCTCTCTCTAAAGTATGCCAAGCTCCGCAGCAGGTTCAAATGGTATTTCTTATTGCAtgatatgaattttgtaaagaGATTTCAAGTTATGTATGCTACTTTGTATGAGTTTTTGCTAATGCTATTGTTATCCATGTTCTAGTATGGCAACACAACACAATAACAATAAACGTCGAGGGCGGCCCAGTGTCCGTAATCCTGAAGATCAACAAGAATCTCCTAGAGATTCAGAAAACCTCGTTGATGTGGCAACTCGCCTTATAGAGGTTTTCACTAGTGGGCAGACCGCCATGCAAGTACAAGTCCCACATCTGACTGCTTTTGATCGCTTCTACAAACAGCATCCTCCGTTGTTTGATGGCAAGGGTACGGAATTAGATGCAGATAATTGGTTAGAGCGCTTGGAGAAACTTTTCAGTGTAATCAGCTGTACCGAGGAACAAAAGGTAGAATTTGCAGCATATAACTTGGCTGATGTGGCCAATGGGTGGTGGAAGGCCACTCGCGGATTTATTCAGCAAGAATTGGGCGAAGCTATCCCTATATCAtggaataaatttaaagaggCATTTAATGACCGGTTCTTTCCTATATCCATTCGAGAGGCCAAGGCCCGAGAGTTTGCTGACTTGAAACAAGGGACAATGACAGTGAGACAGTATGCATCAAAATTTGTGGAGTTGTCGAGATTTGCCCCACACTTGGTCCACACTGAGGCACTAAAGGCCAAGAAGTTTGAGCGAGGCCTAAACCCCAGAATTATGGACTCCCTTCTTGCATTGAAGATTAGAAAGTTCGCGGACTTGGAAGATAGAGCAGTGATACTTGAGGAGAATTTACGAGTCCGGGCAGGGGAATTCAGTCAAAGGAAGAGGCCATTTTATGCCATGGAGCAAAATAAGGGCAAGAGACCTATGTACAGCCCGATGCCCAAGCCAATCCAAGTGGTCAAACCTCCCCAACGTGGTACAACAGCGCCTCACCCTGCATGCCAAAACTGTGGCAAACGTCATGCTGGGAAGTGCCTTATGGGGACTAACATCTGCTTTAAATGTGGTAAGATAGGTCATTTGGCACGGGAGTGTACAATGCTTGTGGCCCCTAATACTCAAGTGCAGAATCAAGGGCAGAAGAATCCAGCACCGGCTCGAGTTTTCGCGTTAACATTTGATGATGCTGATACTTCTCCTAATGTGGTAACAGGTATTCTTCCCCTGTTTTCGCATCGTGCTTTAGTActatttgattctggtgctacGCATTCATTTATATCCCGTAAATATGCATGCTTGAGCGAGAGAGCACCTGAACCTCTTGAGCCAGTGATGTCTGTTTCTTCGCCTCTCGGGAAATCCATGATTTGTCAGTTTGTGCTGAAGGGTTGCGCGATAAAGATACAAGATCGACATCTCCTTgctgatttgatattatttgataTGGAGGAGTTCGATGTGATTTTGGGCATGGATTGGTTGTCTCAATACCATGCTAGCTTGGAGTGCTTCAAGAAGGAAGTAATCTTTAGACTACCAGGTGAGTTAGAGTTCCGTTTCTGTGCTGCGACTAAGAGTATTATGCCGAATGTGATCTCTGCATTAAAGGCCACCACTATGTTAAGGAAGGGTTGTGCAGGATTTCTTGCTAGTTTGGTGATGCCACAACCAAATGGGCCTAAGTTGCAAAATATAGAGGTGGTGAAGGATTTTCCTGATGTCTTTCCAGACGAACTACCTGGCTTACCTCCAGGTAGGGAGATTGAGTTCTCTATAGATATCATTCCGGGAACGGCCCCTATCTCTAAAATGCCATACCGGATGGCACCTGTAGAGCTCAAGGAgcttaaggatcaattgcaaGAATTGTTGGAAAAAGGCTTTATTCGCCCTAGTGtatcaccgtggggtgcaccagttctcTTTGTGAAAAAGAAGGATGGGTCGTTGCGACTTTGTATCGATTATAGAGAACTTAATAGGGTGACTGTTAAGAATCGGTATCCTCTAccacggattgatgatttatttgatcaacttcaaggaTCCCAAGTATTTTCAAAGATTGATCTCCGATCAGGGTACCATCAGTTGAAGATTAAGGCGGAGGATATTCCAAAGACTGCTTTCAGAACGAgatatggacattatgaatttttagtgATGTCCTTTGGATTGACCAACGCCCCAGCGGCTTTCATGGACTTGATGAATCGTGTCTTTAAGAAGTATATTGATCAGtttgtaataatatttattgatgacaTTCTGATTTACTCAAGAACCCCGGAAGAACATGTGAAGCATTTGGAGGTTGTTCTTCAAGTTTTGCAGGAGAAGAAATTATATGCTAAGTTGAATAAGTGTGAGTTTTGGTTACAAGAGATTTCTTTTCTTGGCCATATAATTTCAAAGGATGGTATTTCCGTAGATCCTGCAAAGGTGGAGGCGATAGTGGAATGGCCTAGACCAAAAACTATTCAAGAAATTAGAAGCTTCCTTGGTCTGGCGgggtattatcgaagatttgttggAGGGTTTTCTCGCATCGCAGTTCCTTTAACGACCTTGACCCGAAAGGGTGAGGAATTCATATGGACAACAGAATGTGAGAAAAGCTTTCAGGAGCTCAAGGAGAAACTTGTGACGGCACCTGTTCTTACTATACCTTTGGGTACAAAAGGATTTGTAATATACAGCGATGCCTCACACAAAGGGTTGGGGTGTGTTCTTATGCAGCATGGAAAAGTTGTAGCGTATGCTTCGCGTCAACTTAAGGATTATGAGCGCAACTACCCAACccatgatttagaattggctgctgTGGTATTTGCCTTAAAGATATGGCGACATTACCTTTATGGGGAACATTGTGAAATTTATACGGACCACAAGagtctaaaatatttcttcactCAAAAGGAGTTAAATATGAGGCAGCGTAGATGGTTGGAGCTATTGAAAGATTATGATTGTAATATCAACTACAACCCCGGCAAAGCTAATGTAGTTGCCGACGCCCTTAGTCGGAAGTCTTCTTCTGGCACTCTCAGGAGTATGTATActccccagaaatttgttcttcTAGATATGGAGAAGCTGGGAGTGGAAATGGTGATGGATGTACAAGCAAGGCTGAATAGCCTAGTTCTTGGCCCAACAATATTGGACCAAATTAAAGCTGCTCAAAGTGAATACCTTAACCTCCAGAAGATCAAAGCGGATATTTTAGAAGGAAAACAACCTGATTTTGTGATTTCTGGTGATGAATCATTGCGGTTTAAAGGAAGATTGTGTGTACCAGCTAAAAAGGAACTAAGGGATCTAATATTGAGGGAAGCACATCGGTCTCTATACACAGTGCATCCAGGTAGTACCAAAATGTATCGAGACCTGAGACAACACTACTGGTGGAGCGGAATGAAACGAGACGTGGCTAACTTTGTAGCTCAATGCCTGACATGCCAGCAAGTTaaggctgagcatcaaagaccctcgGGAGCACTACAGCTACTACCAATACCAGTTTGGACATGGGATGAAATCAACATGGATTTTGTAACTGGATTTCCTAAAGCCCAAGGAGGACAAGATTCTGAGTGGGTGATTGTCGACAGATTATCGAAATCAGCCCACTTCATACCAATTCAGATGACTTACTCGATGAGTAAGTTGGCAAAGatatatgtcaaagagatagctAGGTTGCACGGAGTTCCGTCCAAGATAGTATCGGATAGGGACTCACGGTTTACTTCAGCATTTTGGAGGAGCGTACAAAGGAACTTGGGGACAAAATTGACTTATAGCACTGCTTTccaccctcagacagatgggCAGTCTGAGAGAACaattcaaattcttgaagatatgttACGGGCATGTGTCTTGGATTTCAAGGAAAGTTGGATAAAATACTTACCATTAGTTGAATTTGCCTACAATAATAGTCACCAAGAGAGTATCAATGCGGCACCATATGAAGTTTTGTATGGGCGCAAATGTAGATCGCCCCTTTATTGGGACGAGGTTGGTGAGAAAAAGATGTTGGGCCCTgatttagttcaaaatatgcaagaaaaagtAGCTATCATCAGAAAGAGGCTTGCCCTAGCTCAAGAGAGGCAAAAGAAATATGCCGATCATAGAAGAAGGGAGCTGCACTTTGAGGTAGGAGACAAAGTATTCCTTCGGGTAGCTCCAATGAAAGGAGTTATGAGATTCGGCAAGAAAGGCAAATTAACCCCAAGATACATTGGCCCATTTGAGATTCTTGAAAAGATAGGAGCAGTTGCATATCGACTCGCACTACCCCCAgaattttcagtcatgcataatGTTTTCCATGTTTCAATGCTTCGAAAATATGTGCATGACCCTACACATGTGTTGGATTATGCACCTCTCCAAGTGCATAAAGATTTCGCATACAAGGAAGCACCAGTCCGAATCTTAGATCGGGAGGTTCGAGTACTTCGCAATAAAATCATTCCGatggtcaaagtactttggaACCACCACACTGAGCAAGAGGCGAGCTGGGAACATGAGGACGACGTGAGGATTAAATATCccactctttttctttgaggtaCGTTCAATCTCGAGGACGAGATTATTTTAAGGTGGGGAGAGTtgtaataccctagtcttactacgtgagtctttacgtcattttattttatttcttaagttaaatatgttcatgtaaagatttttattatttcattttagatgggtgtgtttttgtttttattttttttatgtgggttgctaaaataaattaagtacatgatttttaaggcctaatagatgaagaaattcattttcaaacccatcggtctacacctaatagatgaaaaaattcattttcaaacatatcggtctacacctaataaatgaagaaattcattttcaaacccatcggtctacacctaatagatgaataaattcattttcaaacccatcggtctacacctaatagatgaagaaattcatctttaaacccatcggtctacacctaatagatgaagaaattcattttcaaacccatcggtctacacctaacagatgaagaacaagtcttcttcatctctcttccATACTAGCCAACTctacttctctcttttcttctcctcttcaagaaatcaatcctctcactttcttcaagctttggaccttcacttgacctcttgaaagaatctaagagcttaaggtaaattgtttaagatgattttatgtgattttcgaagctaactaaattgtttagtttatgttttgatgttatgttttgtatatctacatatatgttctgttttaagggattaattatatatatagggctgttttgatgttgtgttttgtatatatatatataattatactctgttttaagtgattaaatgcatatatgaagctattttgatgttatgttaactaaattaattatcttcttatgttactcttgtaaggatttgtcgagatagtagttatttgaagtaacattaagggtagaaaacgacgttagatttataatattttagccatcgttaaaaaggggatctaaaggatgttggatgagttttaacacacttgttatttattggattaggattttctgaagttaaaggaatttcagcggatcgaggtaagtagctatgaccatgcgcccacgccaagttctcttgaggaagaatatatctctatctctttccaaatgttcttctaattaaagaataaatgagtttatattatgcacaagcctttcttggtagcccctgttaagtatcctatcgattataattgattgtatgtgtatatggtaatgcatgcatgtagatcctaagtcatgaaatttttttaatacatgcttcttgaaataactaagattttatttatatgtaagcatggcataaaatgttattttccaaaataaaagcatattcatcggactaaggaagatatagaaaatgttgatttcaaagaaagaaaatgaatgaattaatgtatgaaaatatgtaatggccacatgaaaggaaatgatatcaaagaaatgggcagattgcaatgccgggtaagtagtactggtagtgcacccagttctgctccctgacagaaaggggttcctaacctgtggccacgggtggaatccaAGTCTAAcaggaccgctaaccccaacacacggggcgtaatagtgtgttggccacaagaaagtgaaagattaaatgaagtgtatgcatgaagatatgatatataagtatgtatgaaaataagaaataaagattgttgcatgaaagtatgaggtaagtatatgcatgatagtaagaagtaagtgtatgtatgatgttataaagaaagtatatgcatggaagtattgtcagaattagtattggtttatggatgcatgttttcaaaagaaagtactatatgctttttaagttaacagcatggtgtactacttactgagtattagactcactttgtgtttatgttttaaacgtccaggtacagacgaatctactgaggagctgagtattACTGAGGAGGGAGAGGCcgatgtttagtagtccctgggtagtttggtttcttctatgatgatatatgtttcttatgtttcAATAATGGAAACCCTCCTactttaagttagttttcttttgtaatgactaaagggactgagtccctttttgtttaaagtagttatcttaaataaatggatgacggactctgagagtcctttgtaaaggaatgtaaaggtatgtctattagatgtttatttcagttagaaattagaatttatgcgtgatgcgttcgaatcgtcacgcattatctttaaaaaaataataataataaataataataataataataataataataataataacaatatgggcATTCATTTAGAACtaaatttactgttataataggaaaaaaaagaaaagaacaagtaCGGGATCACGGTCCCGCTCTTgttagggtggggttgtgacaaaactactttaaaataaagaga
This genomic interval from Carya illinoinensis cultivar Pawnee chromosome 2, C.illinoinensisPawnee_v1, whole genome shotgun sequence contains the following:
- the LOC122300208 gene encoding uncharacterized protein LOC122300208, whose translation is MDSLLALKIRKFADLEDRAVILEENLRVRAGEFSQRKRPFYAMEQNKGKRPMYSPMPKPIQVVKPPQRGTTAPHPACQNCGKRHAGKCLMGTNICFKCGKIGHLARECTMLVAPNTQVQNQGQKNPAPARVFALTFDDADTSPNVVTGTDESTEELSITEEGEADV